Proteins encoded by one window of Diachasmimorpha longicaudata isolate KC_UGA_2023 chromosome 20, iyDiaLong2, whole genome shotgun sequence:
- the LOC135171588 gene encoding cap-specific mRNA (nucleoside-2'-O-)-methyltransferase 1-like, with product MRHHMKSKLLSRLNTSVMVKRRRGSGSLSIPMTRSGSLLEESSASRHVTSNVVHTIMQNMDFTRGKGLGKKNHFITEPIQASLHKGRRVLGHSNQALIKAIGKWDPSQEIISVREKIYWLRNDQEPPIAEDFRGWMRRAPWKKTIDDETLFCEPQILHQVISSKSIFDGLEKREIQRARIHSNPFETMRGVFFLNRHAVKMANIDRTCNFMFTNPTTANPNEILYFADVCAGPGGFSEYVLWRRKWHAKGFGFILRGSNDFQLHNFYAGPPETFHPFYGPKGDGNIYDLENQLAYQQLIMNHTQGQGVHFMMADGGFAVEGIESIQEILSKQLYLCQCLVALKIVRTGGHFVTKLFDLLTPFSVGLIYLLYRCFEKISIFKPNTSRPGNSERCHNKCDEGKEITRIVPKLLKPEERLCSIVVESVVNYLSAPPVILTSKNVTITILENPCDWYAILCGSDASGTTPSKQLTFYLGMGRTNVFMLVKNTWERADNIELSPNTFVYAELVEEMRGLENNIRRTEALHIVDAYLLGGEHVSRNSLPERYALINKFCEALWKPNNSAYCPVRAKELHPLDREQPMKLHVQPCTLINKTKLLVHYLQDSYPRRARPDNDPLSFVPNIVVFLKTTSAPWTRVISKKPSHYYYFNSMTNDNFYANRRPESACASFLETFVTRVQWHWPGDSSLSINYIYDNVKQKCPVYLPED from the exons ATGAGACACCATATGAAGAGCAAATTGCTATCACGACTCAACACTTCGGTTATGGTTAAACGCCGTAGAGGATCTGGTTCTCTCTCAATCCCAATGACCCGGAGTGGCTCCCTTCTGGAGGAATCCTCCGCTTCTCGCCACGTGACTTCGAACGTCGTCCATACAATAATGCAAAATATGGACTTTACTCGTGGCAAGGGCCTGggtaagaaaaatcattttatcacTGAGCCCATTCAGGCTTCTTTGCATAAGGGTCGACGAGTTTTGGGTCATAGTAACCAAGCTCTGATCAAAGCCATTGGGAAGTGGGATCCATCCCAAGAAATCATAAGCGTTAGGGAGAAAATCTACTGGTTGAGAAATGATCAGGAACCACCAATAGCAGAGGATTTCAGGGGTTGGATGCGCAGGGCTCCCTGGAAAAAGACCATTGATGATGAAACTTTATTTTGCGAGCCCCAGATCCTTCACCAGGTCATAAGCTCGAAGAGCATTTTCGATGGTttagaaaaacgtgaaatacAAAGGGCGAGAATTCATTCGAATCCCTTTGAAACAATGAGAGgtgtattttttcttaatcgACATGCTGTAAAAATGGCTAATATTGACAGAACCTGCAATTTCATGTTCACTAATCCAACAACTGCAAATCCAAATGAGATCCTCTACTTCGCCGACGTATGCGCCGGTCCTGGAGGATTCAGTGAATATGTCCTGTGGAGGAGGAAGTGGCATGCAAAGGGCTTTGGATTCATCCTGAGGGGTTCCAACGACTTTCAATTACATAACTTTTACGCTGGACCACCAGAAACTTTTCATCCTTTTTATGGACCCAAAGGTGATGGTAATATTTATGATCTGGAGAATCAACTCGCCTATCAGCAACTTATCATGAATCATACCCAAGGACAGGGTGTTCACTTCATGATGGCTGATGGAGGATTTGCGGTTGAGGGAATAGAAAGTATTCAGGAGATTTTGTCGAAACAGTTATACTTGTGCCAATGCCTGGTTGCCCTTAAGATTGTGCGGACAGGTGGACACTTTGTTACTAAGTTGTTCGATCTGTTGACACCATTCAGCGTGGGATTGATTTACTTGCTATACAGATGcttcgaaaaaatatcaattttcaagcCGAATACATCTAGACCTGGCAACTCTGAAAGGTGT CACAA TAAGTGCGATGAAGGG AAAGAGATT ACTAGAATAGTCCCTAAGCTCTTGAAACCAGAGGAGAGACTTTGTTCAATCGTCGTCGAATCTGTTGTAAACTACCTGAGCGCTCCTCCCGTGATTTTGACTTCTAAGAATGTGACAATAACTATCCTGGAAAATCCCTGTGATTGGTATGCAATACTCTGTGGATCGGATGCCAGTGGAACAACACCTAGCAAACAATTGACTTtctacttgggtatgggaagaaCCAATGTCTTTATGTTAGTGAAGAATACCTGGGAGAGGGCCGACAATATTGAACTGTCTCCTAATACATTTGTTTATGCTGAACTGGTGGAGGAGATGAGAGGACTGGAAAATAATATCCGGAGAACTGAAGCACTGCATATTGTCGATGCTTATCTCCTGGGAGGAGAGCATGTCAGCAGAAATTCACTTCCAGAAAG GTATGCTCTCATCAATAAATTCTGTGAGGCTCTGTGGAAGCCCAATAACTCTGCGTATTGTCCAGTTCGTGCCAAGGAATTGCATCCTCTGGATCGTGAGCAACCCATGAAACTTCATGTACAACCCTGTACATTGATAAACAAGACGAAATTATTGGTACATTATCTACAAGATTCATACCCGAGGAGGGCACGCCCCGATAACGATCCACTATCCTTTGTACCAAATATTGTGGTATTCTTGAAGACAACTAGTGCGCCCTGGACACGAGTTATCAGTAAGAAACCTAGCCATTATTATTACTTCAATTCTATGacgaatgataatttttatgctAATCGTCGACCAGAATCAGCTTGTGCCAGCTTCCTCGAGACATTTGTTACTCGAGTGCAGTGGCATTGGCCGGGGGATTCATCTCtgtcaattaattatatatacgATAATGTAAAACAGAAGTGCCCTGTTTATCTACCGGAAGATTAG
- the LOC135171589 gene encoding uncharacterized protein LOC135171589 gives MSLGLPKKHFSTSVGVLNTVTTTTNHIITATIRSRINDEERTITFLTVPTISTMVPGQPLDRNKIKISNLKFADPDVHQPAPIDMLLGTGTTHTSTSSHRRSCYLQNTNSLVFDLTKFWEIENTAEKHQLNNTETTCEQHFKEHMMSDSTARYSVALPFNEKISSLGVSRSRAYNRFKSCEKKFHRDSQLATRYRAVIQEYIDCRDIGKVILLEEFSRRKMKIGST, from the exons ATGTCACTTGGACTACCAAAGAAACACTTCTCGACATCAGTTGGAGTTCTAAATACAGTCACTACCACAACAAACCATATTATCACAGCTACTATACGTTCGCGAATCAATGACGAAGAGCGAACAATTACATTTTTGACGGTTCCCACTATTTCGACAATGGTACCAGGCCAACCACTAGataggaataaaataaaaatctctaatttgaaattcgcggacccagaTGTTCATCAACCTGCTCCGATCGACATGTTACTCGGAACAGGCACCACCC ACACGTCTACATCATCTCATCGTCGCTCATGTTATCTTCAAAATACAAACTCTTTAGTATTTGATCTAACAAAATTCTGGGAAATCGAGAATACTGCGGAAAAAcatcaattaaataatacaGAAACCACGTGTGAGCAACACTTCAAAGAACATATGATGAGCGACTCAACTGCACGATATAGCGTGGCACTTCCGTTCAATGAGAAGATTTCTTCACTCGGGGTATCGAGATCAAGGGCCTACAATCGCTTTAAATCTTgcgagaaaaaattccatcgcGATTCTCAACTTGCTACGCGGTACAGAGCGGTCATCCAAGAATATATAGATTGTCG AGAT ATTGGAAAGGTCATTTTATTGGAGGAATTTTCTCGGAGGAAAATGAAGATAGGAAGTACTTAG